The following proteins come from a genomic window of Anopheles ziemanni chromosome 3, idAnoZiCoDA_A2_x.2, whole genome shotgun sequence:
- the LOC131287895 gene encoding proteasome assembly chaperone 2, protein MFSFKREFDFTGYSFIVPSVSVGNVPQLAVDVVIETLQLEPAGQVWHPALIPIVGPAAFEHEPSASITTSAELYASEERKLLVLQIRAPLVGALQKQFFELLADFVRDRKLARVFLLSSCFSHEKFDIRTGPFRYVSNEPYNQSDAAARLEDGQRWIKHAGGVIHGGGYALKLQEALTSRGVATLVFFMYVSEGDNTAEGLMLARMLHAVSGEQLLPVQADQVDVRVPKSWKHLYGTGHPRALY, encoded by the coding sequence ATGTTCTCGTTCAAACGAGAATTCGACTTCACCGGATACAGTTTCATTGTGCCGTCCGTCAGCGTCGGCAACGTACCGCAGCTGGCCGTGGATGTCGTTATCGAAACGCTCCAACTGGAACCCGCCGGCCAAGTATGGCATCCGGCCCTCATACCGATCGTCGGACCGGCCGCATTCGAACACGAACCGAGCGCGTCCATCACCACGTCGGCCGAGCTGTACGCCTCGGAGGAACGAAAACTACTGGTGCTGCAGATCCGTGCCCCACTCGTTGGCGCCTTGCAGAAGCAATTCTTTGAGCTGTTGGCCGACTTTGTGCGTGACCGTAAGCTAGCGCGCGTGTTCCTTCTTTCGAGTTGCTTTTCGCACGAAAAGTTCGATATCCGAACCGGACCGTTCCGGTATGTTTCGAACGAACCGTATAATCAATCCGACGCAGCGGCACGGCTGGAGGATGGACAACGGTGGATCAAGCACGCGGGAGGTGTGATCCATGGTGGAGGGTATGCTTTGAAGCTTCAGGAAGCCCTAACTTCGCGGGGGGTGGCCACACTCGTTTTCTTCATGTACGTGTCGGAGGGAGACAACACGGCCGAAGGGCTTATGTTGGCGCGGATGCTGCACGCGGTAAGTGGAGAGCAGTTGTTGCCCGTCCAGGCCGACCAGGTGGACGTGCGAGTTCCGAAATCGTGGAAACATCTTTATGGTACTGGACACCCGAGAGCTTTATATTGA